The sequence below is a genomic window from Oscillatoria sp. FACHB-1406.
CATAATATTGGGCGTTAAATACAGACGCGCTAACCGGCTTTAAAACTTTTTTTAACGGGGTGAAAGGGATATGAGGTCAATAGCTATCGCGTGCTTGCCCGGTTGCAGGGCGCAATTCCGTGCTTTCTCCGTAGCAACAACCGCGATCGCGGCTTTTTTCCCCTTTTTTCCGCTTTATGCTCAATCGATTGTAGCAGCGCCCGATGGTACGGGGACGCGGGTAGTGCAAACCGGCAATCTTTACACCATTGACGGCGGCACACAAGCTGGCGCAAACCTCTTCCAGAGTTTCTCAACTTTGGGACTGTCTCGCGAGGAAGTTGGCAATTTCCTGGCTTCACCAGAGGTTGAAAATATTTTGGGGCGGGTGGTTGGGGGCGAAGCTTCCACACTGGCTGGATTAATTCGAGTTAGCGGTAGCAATGCAAATTTGTATTTAATGAATCCGGCGGGGATCGTTTTTGCTGCCGGTGCGACGTTGGATGTAGGGGGAAGTTTTTTCGCAACGACGGCGGACGCGATCGCGTTTAATGGGGGTTGGTTCTCGAGCCGCGAAACGAACGACTATTCATCGTTAATTGGTTCTCCTAGCGGTCTGCTCTTTTCGGATCCACAAAATGGTGCGATTGTCAATACCGCAAATTTAGCAGTCGGTGCGGGCAAACAACTTCAACTGAGCGGCGGTATAGTTATCAATGCAGGAAGCCTTAGCGCTCCGGGCGGGAAAATTACGCTAGCGGCAGTACCAGGGGGAAATCTGGCTCGCATCGGCAGCGAAGGAAGTATTTTAAGCTTCGTTGTTGCCCCCACTAACCCAAACGATAGCATCTCGCCCTTAGAACTGCCGCAATTATTAGCCAATGTTCGCGATGCAACACAACTGCAAGTTTCTGACGATGGGCGCGTTTGGCTGACGGGAAGCGATGTCCCCTTAACGGTAGAAGGGGGAACGGCGCTGGTGGCGGGGACGTTAAACGTAGAATCTGAGGGAACGGGGGGCGCGATCGATATTTTGGGGCCGAAAATCGATGTGGTGGGAGCGAGTTTAAATGCGTCCGGCGGGGAGGGTGGCGGTACGGTGCGAATTGGCGGCGAGGTTCGGGGAAGTGGCGCGCTACCGAGGGCAGAAGTCACCGCGATCGATGCAAATTCGCTAATTCGCGCCGATGCGAAGACTCGCGGAGATGGAGGGCGCGTTATCGTCTGGGCGGATAATTTGACTCGTTTTCAGGGTACGATTAGCGCCCGAGGGGCGATCGCGCCGACGGTTGCCTCCTCGGATGGCGGTTTTGTGGAAGTATCGGGGCGGCAGGTTTTAGAGTTTCAGGGGCGCGTCGATACGCTTGCGCCGCAGGGTACAGTGGGTACGTTATTGCTCGATCCGAGCGAACTGGAAGTGGTAGCGGGGGGAAATATGCCTCCAGTGGGACAGCGTTCTTATATTAGCGCCGAACTGATTAACAGCGCGACGAGCAATGTGATTTTGCAAGCCAGCGATCGCGTTTTAATTAATGCAGCGATCGCGATTTCGACTTCAGGAGTCGGACTGGAAGCGCAATCTAACAATGGAATTTTTGTCAACGCCAATATCAGCACGAATAACGGCTTTGTTAAGCTCAATGCCGATGCGGATGGTATCGGGGGCGGTGCAGTGGCGATCGAGAATGCGACGATTTCCACCGGGGAGGGCGCGATCGCAATTGTGGGGCGCGGGCTGGACGGTACGGGCGGAACTGGCATTACCCTTAATAACAGCAGCCTCGCAACCACCAGCGGCAACATTACCCTCGAAGGAGTCGGCGCAACAGGCAGCCCGGGACAAGATCGCGCCGACGGATTGACGGGCGGCAAAAATAACCTCGGCGGTTCCGCAGGGCTAGCTGGCGGCAATGGGGGCGATGGCGGTGCGGGAATTTCCCTCACTAACAGCAGCATTTCTTCTACAACCGGCCTGGTTAGCTTAACCGGAACCGGCGGCGATGGCGGACAAGGGGGAATCGGCGGCGGCGGTGGCGGCGGCGGTAGTAATGTTAATAGTGCGGCATTGAGCGGCGGCGAAGGCGGTTTTGCAGGCGATCGCGGCGGACGGGGCAGCGCTAATGCTAACAATGGCTTGGGCGGCGGGATAGCAGGAAGTGCGGGCGGTGGTAACGGCGGTGGCGGTTTGGCAGTCGATCGCGGTGGCGGCGGCGGTGGCGGCGGCGGCACGGGCGGAACTGGGGGATTGGGAAGTGTAAATGATGTCATGAATTCCGGCGCTGTCGGTATCAGGGGCGGTGCGGGCGGCGGCGGTGCTTCCACCTTGACAAACGGCGGCGGCGGCGGTGGGAGTAACGGTTTCGGCGGCGGCGGCGGCGGTTCTAACCTCTTCAATAGTGGTGGCAATGGCGGACGGGGTGGACCGCAAGGGGGTAATGGCGGAGCGCCCGGTTTGAGCGGTGCTAGCGGCAACGTGGGCGTGGGTAATGGCGGAATCGGGACGGGCGGTGGTGCCAACGGGCAAGATGGCTTCGCCGACGGAAGGGGTGGTAACGGCGGCATCCAAAATCCTAATAACGGCGGCGGCGGCGGCGGTGCAGGGGGCAATGGCGGTGCGGGCGGCAATGGCGGCGTTGGCATTGCCCTGAATAGCGGTAGCATCACGACTGCACCGAATCAACGGGTGTTAAACGCGATCGGCGGTAGCGGCGGTGCGGGAGGAAATGGCGGCGGCGGCGGCGGCGGTGGACGCGGTGTTGGCGGTGGCGGCGGCGGTGCGGGGGGTAATGGCGGTAGCGGGGGTGATGGCGGTACGGGGATATTTCAGGGAGTCGCCTTCCAGTTTGTCATCCAAGAGCCTCTCCCTCCTGCGATCCCACCGACTCCAACTCCGGCTCCAACTCCAACAGTGCTGACAACACCCGCAATCCCAGGAAGCGCGATCGCAGATATTCCAAAAACCCTGCCCGCTTACCCCCAAGGGTTTCCAGAAGCGATCGTCAATCCTAAAGCTTCGGCACTCCCCGAAGTCCCCCTCGTCCTCGATTTAGAACCGTGCCAATCGTCCAATCGCGCCAGTCAGTTGTTAGGGCGTATGGTAGCAAATAACTCTGCTTTACGCGATCGCCTCTGCGCTCCTCTGCGTTGAACTCTCTACCCATAAATTGAGTTCTAGTATTTTATCCGCCCTCAAAAAAGATTGAAATTGATTAGTTATTGATAAGAAAGGGGCTGAGCTTGTGATAAAGAAAATTATTGTTGAAAATTGGAAAAGTTATCGTTATGCCGAACTCCCGCTCGACCCCTTAACAATTTTAATTGGGAATAATGCGAGCGGTAAATCAAATCTCATTGAAGCCTTGGAGTATTTGAGTCGTATTTCTCGTGGATACAGCTTAGGAAGCCCCTTTCAAGACAATCTAGTAGACGTTACTCCCCTTCGAGGTTCTATAGAGTTATTAACCTTTCAAAGACAACGAAAATTTTCGCTCTCTGCAATCGTGCAAGGCAATTCTTCTCAAGAATACACTTACAAAATCGTTATTTCTCCTGGACAAATATTTAGCATTCAGGAAGAATCGTTAGTTTGCAACACAGACGATCGTAATTTATTTAAAGTAGAAAAGCCCGGTTATGGTTTAGCAGAACAGAGGCTGAAAATAAAAATTGGCGACCCAAAACAAGAAGAACCTTATGTATCAAGTCGCTCTTTATTTAGGGGAGAAAGATCGATATTAAGCGATTTATCTTTTTTGAATCCTGAGAATCAAGGCATTCAAAAACTGTTTGATGAAATCAAAGAAGTCACCCTAATTCTAATTAGTGTTTTTACTTTGAGTCCAAGTCCAGAACGCATGAGAGGTTACTCGCACTTATCTGATGTTATAGCAGCAGATGCTTCTAATATTGCGGGTGTTCTGTCTATGCAATCATCAGAACAAGCCCAAGAGTTTAAAAACTTAATGACTCGTTACTTCCACAATTCTCAGGAAGGCGACATTCGAGAAATTTGGGCAGAACCTGTAGGACGGCTTAAAGAAGATGCAATGTTGTACTGTCGCGAACAGTGGCCCGGAAGTAAAACTTTTGAAGTGGATGCGCGAAGTATGTCAGATGGAACGCTTCGGTTTGTGGCTATTTTAACAGCACTATTAACCAGACCGAAAGGAAGTCAACTGATTATTGAAGATATCGATAATGGTTTGCATCCGACTCGATTTAAACAGCTTTTAGCTATGCTTAAAGAAATTGGCGAGAAACGAGAAATCGATGTATTAGTGACAACTCACAATCCTGGTTTTTTAGACGAACTCGATCCCGAACTAATCCCCTTCACTGTTGTTTGCCATCGAGATAGTGAAACAGGGGAAAGCAAACTGACGCTTCTCGAAGAGATCGACCATTTTGCAAAGTTATTTGCTTCGGCTTCTTTAGGTAAACTGGCGATTCAAGGCGCGATCGATCGGGGGGCAGAAAGGACAAAATGAGAAAAGTTTTGATTTTCGATACTTGCGTCCTTTGCGTTCTTTTAAAAATACCCAACATGGAAGAATGCGGTAAAGTACCGAATGATTGGAATTTTATTAAACTTGAGGAAAAATTAAAGCAAGAAGAAAGCCAAGAAACGGTTTTTGTCCTTCCGTTGGCTGCAATTATTGAAACGGGAAATCATATTTCTCAAGCATCATCTAAACGCCGGGAATTAGCAGAAAAATTTAACTAAATTGTTGGTAAGACGGCAAATGAGACTTCTCCTTGGGTAGCATTTGGGGAACAAACCGAACTTTGGAATAAACCGGGATTGGAAAAGTTAGCGAGTATGTGGGGAGAACAAGCTCACACTAAACTGTCTTTAGGAGATACAACAATTCGTATTTTGGGCGAGCATTATGCAAGAAAGGGCTATCAAGTTGAATTTTTAACGGGCGATGCTCAACTGAAAGCTTATCAACCCGAAACTAAATCAATGAAAAATCGCAGAAGTGACTCCTAAATCTTCTCAATAATTTTCATGATTTTCTACGATCTGACTTTCGCCTTGTCGTTAAAACTGCGATACTTCGCACGAAATAGAGCCTTTTTAACTATTGACCGTTCTAGATTGCTAAACTGAAAAAAATCACACCTTAACGCTAGATTATGCAGAAAAAAATAATGAAACTTAATCCCCTTATTGCAACCCCGGCATTGATTCTCCTTATGGGAATAGCGAACATTACACCATCTGCCCGATCTGAAGAAGTCTATATGGATGGCAACTGTCGCCATGATCCTAACTTAGAAAGCGATGGGGATCGCTTTACTGTTTTCTATGGTCGTAAATTTATCGTTAATAATCAAACCTATTGGTTGTATGCTGCTCAATATCAAGATGGATCTGCCATCTTTTGTGTGTCTCGCCCTGACTTCAATCGACCTCAAATGATTCGGTCTGAAGAAATCAACAATCACTTTATCGAAAAAGTTGAGCAGGATGGGAATAACAACCCTATGTTTTATGTTCAAGTGCGAGAAGGACAGAATAGTAATGTCCCATTGGTTAATTATCGGTTGAATCTTAGCAATCCTAATCGCCCGGTTGTCACTTATCTTTCCACGGAACAGTAGGCTTGCTACTGCTTCAAGATATTCCTCGCACGAAATCGAGGAGAAGGTGCGCTAATTCTAATTTACTGCGAGAGGACATTTCCTGCTTCCGACCGTGGCGATCTATGAAAATGGCTTGGTTGGTTTCGCTGCCGAATCCGGCGTTGGGGAGGTCGATGGGGTTCGCCGCGATCGCGTCTAGGTTCTTTCGCTCCAATTTTTCCATCGCAGGCTTGACAATATCACCTGTTTGTGCAGCAAATCCGATTAAGCGTTGGTGCGGTTGTTTTTGCTGGCCGAGTTGAGCGAGGATATCGGGAATCGGTTCTAAATCCAGCATTGGCGGAATTTCGTGTTTGGGGACTTTATAGGGCGTATACGTCGCGGGCTTAAAGTCGCCGACAGCCGCCGCCATCACCGTCCAATCGGCGCTCGGGAAGCAGTCGAGCATGGCTTGTTGCATTTCTGCGGCACTGCCGACGGGAATAATCGCAATGGAGGAGGCGAGAGATTCTTCGAGTTCGACAAGCGGCGCGCAGACTAAAGTCACTTTCGCGCCCCGGAAGAAGGCGGCTCGAGCGAGGGCAATCCCCATTTTTCCGGTGGAGGGGTTACCGATGAAGCGAACGGGATCGAGATGTTCGCGCGTTCCTCCGGCGCTAATTAAGATGTGTTTGCCGGTTAAGTCGCGCCGTCCCTGGGTTAAGAGGATCGATTGAATCGCGGGTAAGAAGGCGGCAGGTTCTGCCATGCGTCCCGCGCCGAAGCGATCGCACGCCAGCAGTCCGGTTTCGGGGCCGATGCTATGATAGCGTTTATCTTGAAATAGTTGTTCCCAGTTGCGTTGAACGGAAACTTGTTCCCACATTTCCGTATTCATTGCCGGTGCTAATAAAATCGGGCAACGGGAGGCGAGGACGGTGTTGGTTAAAAGATTATCGGCTAAGCCGTTGGCTAATTTACCGAGCATATTGGCTGTCAGCGGCGCAATGACGAAGAGTTCTGCCCATTCGCCGAGTTCGATGTGTAAGGGGCGGGAATGGACGGGCTGCCAAAAATCGCGATCGCAGTAAGCCCGGTGTCGGCTTAAAGTCGAGACAGTTAGGGGCGTAATAAATTCTGCTGCGCTCTGCGTTAAGATAACGCGGATTTGCTCGCCCCGCTTAAACAAAGTCGAAATGACTTCGCAGATTTTATAGGCGGCAATACCGCCGCCTATTCCAATCAGAACTCTTTTTCCTGCGGGCATCGATCAAGCTTCGTCGTAGGCTTCAATATCGAGGAGATAGAGGTAGGGTTCCACCAACTCGGCGTGTTGAAACGCGATCGCGCGCAACAAATGCCAGTCTGCTAAAGCTTCAAAAGGATTCGAGTAATCGTCCTGTTCCAAGCGAGTTGCTAGTTTCGCCACCTCATCGGCTGTGACGCGATCGAGGTCTTGTTGAGACAAACTCAATGTTTCCACCATTCCCCGCCCTCCAAATAATTACCACTATAGACCATTGCTCCTCGCCTTATTTTAACGCGATCGGTAACATTGGGAGGTCAGAGCCAATCGGATTGAGAGTCAATAACTCATACCTCTTTTACAAAAATATTCTTAACAAATGTCCTTATACCAATTCTCCGAGTTCGGACGACACATCTTGAGGCTGAAACCCCTAATATATCTAGGTTTCTTCATTTTTAATTTTTAATTTTTAATTTTGAATTGGTATTACTCAATCAACGCGCGATCGATTTGCAATCTCCTCTAACTCAGTTTTTTTACTTTTTAATTTTTAATTTTTAATTCCAAATTCAAACTTTGCCTATATGCTTAAAATAAAAATCGCTACCCAACAAAGACCATGAGCAATGTAGAAACGAACGGGAAGCCAGAAACCCCAACCGTCGAAACTCATACAACCCGAGTCCGCCCTTGGGGGAACGTGACGATGCTCGAAGAAGGGGAACGCTATCGTATTAATCGCATTGAAGTCAATCCCGGACATCACATCAGCACCCAGATGCACTACCACCGCAGCGAACATTGGGTTGTCGTGTCGGGAACCGCAAAAGTAATTTTTAACGGTCACGAAGAACTCCTGATTCAAAAGCAGTCTACCTACGTTCCGATGAACACTGCCCACCGCGTCGAAAATCCGGGGGTCATTCCTTTGGTAATGATTGAGGTGCAGAATGGGGAATATCTAGGCGAAGATGACATCATTCGCTTCGAGGATTACAACGAGGCGCAGGACGCACTCGTCAGTTAATTCAGATGGAGGATGGGGGAATGGTGAATTATGAATGATGAATTATGAATTATGAGGGGTGACGAGGGGACTGGGGGACGGGGGGACGGGCGAATTATGAATGATGAGTGATGAATTATGAATTATGAGGGGTGACGAGGGGACGGGGGGACGGGGGGACGGGCGAATTATGAATGATGAGTGATGAATTATGAATTATGAGGGGTGACGAGGGGACTGGGGGACGGGGGGACGGGCGAATTACGAATTACGAATTACGAATTACGAATTACACCCGTGCTAGCGACCGGCGACGGGCTGGTGAGTTTGAACGACAGTGCTGCCGTTATAAACCACTAGGGGTAAACCGGCTCGATCGCTAATCGCATTGAGCGCGCGTTCAAATCCGTAAACGTGCTCTAACAGTTGCACCTGGGTTTTAGCATCGCGCTTACTTTGAGCGGTTGCGGCGGAGGTACGAACCCGATAAACGTAAGTTGGCGTTAGGTACACCTGAATAACCTTTTGGTCAACAGTAAAGTTACAAATCTTCGTGTTTTGGGTGCAGAGTTGAGCGAGATCGGTGCGAATTTGCTGAAGTTTCATGGCAGTTTGGAGCGCTGCTTCAGCTTGACTCAGTTCGGTGCTGTAGGTTTTAGTGAGGGCTTTAGCGCGAGGTGCAAAAAAGCTTTGCTCGGAAATCTTATTAAGGATGCTAATTGCCTCGCGCCAAGAAATAACAGCAGCAGACCATTGATTTGCGTTTTCAGAAGCTTTAGCGTTTTTCCCTAGCTGTTCGGCTTTGGCTATATCGTCCTTCGCTGCATTTTCTTGCGTTCGGCGATCGCGCACGGCGGAAATTTGCGGCAAATATCCCCGCAAAGTATCCTGTGCTTCCGTATAAGCGGTACTCGTTTTAGGAACGCTCTGAAGGCGGCTCGAAACTTGCTCCCACATGGTTTCCGCCAAGCGCAATTGCTCGAAATCCGTCGCCAACTGTTGCCGAACTTCTGCCGTTTTTGCCATTTCTTTTGCGGCGCTCAAGTTTTCCCGAGCTTCGCGTTCTAAGGCAAGCCCCTGTTCGACAATGCCCAAATTGCGCTGATATTCGCCCAACTTGCGCTGAACCAACTCACCGAACTCGCTCTCGCCGCTGAGGGATTGGAGTTGCGCGATCGCCTCTTGCCAAAGTTGTTGGGCTTCTTCCCAGCGTGCGGGGGGTAACGGCGGATTTTGGGTAACATTCCCCGCGCGTGCTGCTGTTGTCATTGCCGAAACCAGGCTATCCCAACCCCGCGCAGTCTGTTCGTATTCTGCGAGTAGAGCTTGGGCTTCGTTACGATATCCCGACCAGGAGGGAATCGATCGCAACATCCGCAACGAGCGATCGAATTGCTGGCGCGCCACGATAATCGCCTGTCCCGAGGGGGGCGAGTTCGCAGTTTCGAGGGATTGCTGGGCTAACTGACGCGCGAAGGTTATTTCTGGACAGCCACGCAGGACGCAAGGGCGGCTTAGCAAATAAAGACTCAGCAAGAATACCGACAGACCGAATCCCGTTCCCCACATCGCGATCGGCAGCCAAGCGGGAGGATCGGAGGGTTGGGAATCCGCTTCGGGAGGGGTTTCTCTCAGTCCCGCGCGCGCTTCCGGCAATTCCTCAAAATCATCAAGGGCAATCTCGTCTTCGGCGGCCAACTCCGAAGTATCCTCCGCCGAGTGCGTCGGGGATTTGACTTTGACAATATGAAAAGCATAGGGTTGTTGTTGTCCCTGCATTCGCAAGTAAATTAGCCCCGTTGCTCCTGCCGTCGCGCCCGATTCCTTAAGGAGTTGCTCGAACAGGCGAAAAGCTTGATGGGGATAAGCTAATACGGGCGGGTGATGCTCGATCGTTAGCACTAGCGTCCCTTCCCGGAGATAGCAGCGGGCTTGGAGGGGAACCATTTGTGGGAAGCGCTCTTGGAGTTGCTGTTGGCACAATTGCTCTAGAGCTACAAGATCGATGGCGGGGGGCGCTGTTTTCTGCATGACAACAACAATGATTTTGCTGTAGTAGTTTAGTTTATGCCTTTTTTGTCACTTGAATGAAAACATTAAGCTTAAAGGAAGTCGATCTTTTTATACAAATCGAAATTAGGAATGGATTTACTAGAGTATCAAGCTAAAGAACTTTTTCGGGAAGTGGGCATTCCGGTTCCACCTTCTCAATATATCAATGACCCGAGACAAATGCGGCAGTTGGCGTTGTCTTATCCTTTAGTGCTGAAATCCCAAGTTCGGGCTGTTGGGCGCGCGAGGGCGGGGGGAATTCATTTTGTCGAGAATACGATCGATGCGATCGCAGCGGCGCGGGCGATTTTCAGTTTGCCGATTCGGGGACAGTTCCCGCGCTTGCTTTTAGCCGAAGCGCGTTACCCGGTGCAACAGGAACTCTTTTTAGCCGTCGCGATCGATTATCGGCTTCAGCGTCCGGTGTTGCTGGGGGCGGCGGCGCAAGATTTGAAGGGGAAGGGCGCGAGCAAGCGTTTAAAGAAGGTGACGATTGATGGGGATTTTTCTCCGTTTTACGCGCGCCGCTTAGCACTCGCGATGGGGCTGCAAAAAGAGGCGATCGCGGCGGTTTCAGGAGCGATCGCTAAAATGTATTATCTTTGGGAGAGCAAAGACCTTGATTGCGTTGAAATCAACCCCCTCGGGTTAAATGAGGGCGGCGAAATCATGGCGCTCGACGGCAAGATTACCGTCAACGATGAAGCAATTGCTCGCCATCCGGAGCTTTTAGCGCTGGCTGAGGCGGTGCAGGAAACGGAAGAGAAGGCAGCGGCGGCTGGGTCGTTGCATTGGTTCGAGAAAGGGGGCAAAATCGGCATTCTCTGTAACAGTTTGGGGGCGGGAATGGTTCTGTGGGACTTGTTGCAGCAACATAAGGGGAAACCCGCCGGCTGTTGGGCGATTGGGGCGGCGACGGGCGATCGCGTCCTCGATCCGAGGGAGTTTGCCGGTGCGATCGCAACTGGTTTGATGCAATTGCAGGAAAATCCGAAAATTGAGGTCATTTTGATCGATCTTCTCGCTAGTACGGTTTTTCTGGACGCTTTTGTCGATCGCCTGCTGGAATTGCACTCATCCAACGAATTGGGAGCGCGTCCGCGTTTGGTGGCTCGTTTAGTAGGCGAAAATGCTGCCAGTGCGATCGCGAAGCGCTCGAGGAACGACATCGCGCGCTTGGAATCCTTGCCGATTATTTGGGAGGAAGACTTGGATGAAGCCGTT
It includes:
- a CDS encoding DUF2555 domain-containing protein, whose translation is MVETLSLSQQDLDRVTADEVAKLATRLEQDDYSNPFEALADWHLLRAIAFQHAELVEPYLYLLDIEAYDEA
- a CDS encoding filamentous hemagglutinin N-terminal domain-containing protein; the protein is MRSIAIACLPGCRAQFRAFSVATTAIAAFFPFFPLYAQSIVAAPDGTGTRVVQTGNLYTIDGGTQAGANLFQSFSTLGLSREEVGNFLASPEVENILGRVVGGEASTLAGLIRVSGSNANLYLMNPAGIVFAAGATLDVGGSFFATTADAIAFNGGWFSSRETNDYSSLIGSPSGLLFSDPQNGAIVNTANLAVGAGKQLQLSGGIVINAGSLSAPGGKITLAAVPGGNLARIGSEGSILSFVVAPTNPNDSISPLELPQLLANVRDATQLQVSDDGRVWLTGSDVPLTVEGGTALVAGTLNVESEGTGGAIDILGPKIDVVGASLNASGGEGGGTVRIGGEVRGSGALPRAEVTAIDANSLIRADAKTRGDGGRVIVWADNLTRFQGTISARGAIAPTVASSDGGFVEVSGRQVLEFQGRVDTLAPQGTVGTLLLDPSELEVVAGGNMPPVGQRSYISAELINSATSNVILQASDRVLINAAIAISTSGVGLEAQSNNGIFVNANISTNNGFVKLNADADGIGGGAVAIENATISTGEGAIAIVGRGLDGTGGTGITLNNSSLATTSGNITLEGVGATGSPGQDRADGLTGGKNNLGGSAGLAGGNGGDGGAGISLTNSSISSTTGLVSLTGTGGDGGQGGIGGGGGGGGSNVNSAALSGGEGGFAGDRGGRGSANANNGLGGGIAGSAGGGNGGGGLAVDRGGGGGGGGGTGGTGGLGSVNDVMNSGAVGIRGGAGGGGASTLTNGGGGGGSNGFGGGGGGSNLFNSGGNGGRGGPQGGNGGAPGLSGASGNVGVGNGGIGTGGGANGQDGFADGRGGNGGIQNPNNGGGGGGAGGNGGAGGNGGVGIALNSGSITTAPNQRVLNAIGGSGGAGGNGGGGGGGGRGVGGGGGGAGGNGGSGGDGGTGIFQGVAFQFVIQEPLPPAIPPTPTPAPTPTVLTTPAIPGSAIADIPKTLPAYPQGFPEAIVNPKASALPEVPLVLDLEPCQSSNRASQLLGRMVANNSALRDRLCAPLR
- a CDS encoding phosphomannose isomerase type II C-terminal cupin domain, with protein sequence MSNVETNGKPETPTVETHTTRVRPWGNVTMLEEGERYRINRIEVNPGHHISTQMHYHRSEHWVVVSGTAKVIFNGHEELLIQKQSTYVPMNTAHRVENPGVIPLVMIEVQNGEYLGEDDIIRFEDYNEAQDALVS
- a CDS encoding ATP-grasp domain-containing protein; the protein is MDLLEYQAKELFREVGIPVPPSQYINDPRQMRQLALSYPLVLKSQVRAVGRARAGGIHFVENTIDAIAAARAIFSLPIRGQFPRLLLAEARYPVQQELFLAVAIDYRLQRPVLLGAAAQDLKGKGASKRLKKVTIDGDFSPFYARRLALAMGLQKEAIAAVSGAIAKMYYLWESKDLDCVEINPLGLNEGGEIMALDGKITVNDEAIARHPELLALAEAVQETEEKAAAAGSLHWFEKGGKIGILCNSLGAGMVLWDLLQQHKGKPAGCWAIGAATGDRVLDPREFAGAIATGLMQLQENPKIEVILIDLLASTVFLDAFVDRLLELHSSNELGARPRLVARLVGENAASAIAKRSRNDIARLESLPIIWEEDLDEAVARAISLS
- a CDS encoding AAA family ATPase: MIKKIIVENWKSYRYAELPLDPLTILIGNNASGKSNLIEALEYLSRISRGYSLGSPFQDNLVDVTPLRGSIELLTFQRQRKFSLSAIVQGNSSQEYTYKIVISPGQIFSIQEESLVCNTDDRNLFKVEKPGYGLAEQRLKIKIGDPKQEEPYVSSRSLFRGERSILSDLSFLNPENQGIQKLFDEIKEVTLILISVFTLSPSPERMRGYSHLSDVIAADASNIAGVLSMQSSEQAQEFKNLMTRYFHNSQEGDIREIWAEPVGRLKEDAMLYCREQWPGSKTFEVDARSMSDGTLRFVAILTALLTRPKGSQLIIEDIDNGLHPTRFKQLLAMLKEIGEKREIDVLVTTHNPGFLDELDPELIPFTVVCHRDSETGESKLTLLEEIDHFAKLFASASLGKLAIQGAIDRGAERTK
- the coaBC gene encoding bifunctional phosphopantothenoylcysteine decarboxylase/phosphopantothenate--cysteine ligase CoaBC, translated to MPAGKRVLIGIGGGIAAYKICEVISTLFKRGEQIRVILTQSAAEFITPLTVSTLSRHRAYCDRDFWQPVHSRPLHIELGEWAELFVIAPLTANMLGKLANGLADNLLTNTVLASRCPILLAPAMNTEMWEQVSVQRNWEQLFQDKRYHSIGPETGLLACDRFGAGRMAEPAAFLPAIQSILLTQGRRDLTGKHILISAGGTREHLDPVRFIGNPSTGKMGIALARAAFFRGAKVTLVCAPLVELEESLASSIAIIPVGSAAEMQQAMLDCFPSADWTVMAAAVGDFKPATYTPYKVPKHEIPPMLDLEPIPDILAQLGQQKQPHQRLIGFAAQTGDIVKPAMEKLERKNLDAIAANPIDLPNAGFGSETNQAIFIDRHGRKQEMSSRSKLELAHLLLDFVRGIS